In one window of Kitasatospora sp. MMS16-BH015 DNA:
- a CDS encoding shikimate dehydrogenase, producing the protein MTPQHRAAVLGSPIAHSLSPELHRAGYAALGLADWEYGRHEVDEAGLPAFVAGPFAEPGWAGLSLTMPLKRAIMPLLDEISPTALAVDAVNTVVRQADGRLRGDNTDVPGLVNALRERGIERVEAASVLGAGATASSALAALAQICDGEVTVYVRSPERAAEMRELGEKLGLAVRAADWERSADALAAPLTISTTPAGATDVFAPGVPEQPGALFDVLYHPWPTELVAACAKRGAVVLGGLDLLVHQAVLQFEQFTGVPAGPLAAMRAAGEEALQC; encoded by the coding sequence GTGACACCGCAGCACCGGGCCGCCGTCCTCGGCTCGCCGATCGCGCACTCGCTCTCGCCGGAGCTGCACCGGGCGGGCTACGCCGCGCTCGGGCTGGCCGACTGGGAGTACGGGCGGCACGAGGTGGACGAGGCGGGGCTGCCGGCCTTCGTGGCCGGGCCGTTCGCGGAGCCCGGCTGGGCCGGGCTCTCGCTGACCATGCCGCTCAAGCGGGCGATCATGCCGCTGCTGGACGAGATCAGCCCCACCGCGCTCGCGGTGGACGCCGTCAACACCGTGGTGCGGCAGGCCGACGGGCGGCTGCGCGGGGACAACACCGACGTGCCCGGCCTGGTCAACGCGCTGCGCGAGCGGGGCATCGAGCGGGTCGAGGCCGCCTCGGTGCTCGGCGCCGGGGCCACCGCCTCCTCCGCGCTGGCCGCGCTGGCGCAGATCTGCGACGGCGAGGTGACGGTCTACGTGCGCAGCCCCGAGCGGGCCGCCGAGATGCGCGAGCTGGGCGAGAAGCTGGGCCTGGCCGTCCGGGCCGCCGACTGGGAGCGCTCGGCGGACGCGCTGGCCGCGCCGCTGACCATCTCCACCACCCCGGCGGGGGCGACCGATGTCTTCGCGCCCGGCGTGCCGGAGCAGCCGGGGGCGCTCTTCGACGTGCTCTACCACCCCTGGCCGACCGAGCTGGTGGCCGCCTGCGCGAAGCGCGGGGCCGTGGTGCTCGGCGGTCTCGACCTGCTGGTGCACCAGGCGGTGCTCCAGTTCGAGCAGTTCACCGGCGTCCCGGCCGGCCCGCTCGCGGCGATGCGCGCGGCGGGCGAGGAAGCGCTGCAGTGCTAG
- the mltG gene encoding endolytic transglycosylase MltG codes for MSDLGGGYNPQGSQPWHPGDPGYGGTPEEQAAAQQAAWQQQNQYAQDPYGQQQQTGAWQQVGQQQHQQQGQYAQDLYAQQQAQQQQLWQQQQQQQQAQAQQAQQQTGAWQQVGQQHQQQGQYTQDPYGRPQAQQQQMPQQGQQQWQQGMQQGLQTQGLRQAAQQTGLQQQGMPAQGLQQGMPQQQGFQQQGGPQGFPPGGQPGQPGRPGPGGPLGQQAQQPFGQQGQPGQPGRFGQQQAAGRPPVQQQRSAPAPAGPGPDGIDWEAEAAALEHGGPAGAGAPAVTEPEPEVWAEEHGEEYEDEYHEEGQGSFLGEQDTSREGERKRKEKGKAAGRRNSGACLVVALVLLGGLGGAGWWGYGFYQRHFGPPADYAGAGTGSVSIQIKPGAAGEQMGQTLFEAGVVKSVKAFYNAFVANPKASTIQPGAYTMHHQMSAESAVALLVDSNGGNALVIPEGKKAADIYTIIDGKLKLNKGTTAQAAQAHAGELGLPQYANNNPEGFLFPAKYSITEGMKPEDLLKQMVANATQHYKDLNLDGNAQKIGLNNGYEVLTEASILQAEGNNDQDFGKIARVLYNRLKTNATQGKLQLDTTLQYKLGRTNFTKAEKDGDKSPYNTYVNKGLPPTPISNPGDEAIQAVLNPTAGDWVYFVALSPTETRFSTTFDQFKKDVKDYCSAHNQGFDEAQGMCK; via the coding sequence ATGAGTGATCTGGGTGGGGGCTACAACCCCCAGGGCTCGCAGCCGTGGCACCCAGGCGACCCCGGATACGGCGGTACGCCCGAGGAGCAGGCCGCCGCGCAGCAGGCGGCCTGGCAGCAGCAGAACCAGTACGCGCAGGACCCGTACGGCCAGCAGCAGCAGACCGGTGCCTGGCAGCAGGTCGGCCAGCAGCAGCACCAGCAGCAGGGGCAGTACGCGCAGGACCTGTACGCCCAGCAGCAGGCTCAGCAGCAGCAGTTGTGGCAGCAGCAGCAACAGCAACAGCAGGCCCAGGCCCAGCAGGCGCAGCAGCAGACCGGTGCCTGGCAGCAGGTCGGCCAGCAGCACCAGCAGCAGGGTCAGTACACCCAGGACCCGTACGGCCGGCCGCAGGCTCAGCAGCAGCAGATGCCGCAGCAGGGCCAGCAGCAGTGGCAGCAGGGCATGCAGCAGGGGCTCCAGACGCAGGGGCTGCGGCAGGCCGCCCAGCAGACGGGCCTCCAGCAGCAGGGGATGCCGGCCCAGGGGCTCCAGCAGGGCATGCCGCAGCAGCAGGGCTTCCAGCAGCAGGGCGGGCCGCAGGGCTTCCCGCCGGGTGGTCAGCCGGGGCAGCCCGGTCGGCCCGGGCCGGGTGGGCCGCTCGGGCAGCAGGCCCAGCAGCCGTTCGGGCAGCAGGGCCAGCCGGGCCAGCCGGGGCGTTTCGGTCAGCAGCAGGCCGCCGGCCGTCCGCCGGTGCAGCAGCAGCGATCGGCCCCCGCGCCCGCCGGGCCCGGGCCGGACGGGATCGACTGGGAGGCCGAGGCCGCCGCGCTGGAGCACGGCGGGCCGGCCGGGGCCGGTGCGCCCGCCGTGACCGAGCCGGAGCCCGAGGTCTGGGCCGAGGAGCACGGCGAGGAGTACGAGGACGAGTACCACGAGGAGGGGCAGGGCTCCTTCCTCGGCGAGCAGGACACCTCCCGCGAGGGCGAGCGCAAGCGCAAGGAGAAGGGCAAGGCCGCCGGCCGCCGCAACAGCGGCGCCTGCCTGGTGGTCGCGCTGGTGCTGCTCGGCGGCCTGGGCGGGGCCGGTTGGTGGGGCTACGGCTTCTACCAGCGGCACTTCGGCCCGCCGGCCGACTACGCCGGGGCGGGCACCGGCTCGGTGTCGATCCAGATCAAGCCGGGCGCGGCGGGCGAGCAGATGGGCCAGACGCTCTTCGAGGCGGGCGTGGTCAAGTCGGTCAAGGCCTTCTACAACGCCTTCGTGGCCAACCCCAAGGCGTCCACCATCCAGCCCGGTGCCTACACCATGCACCACCAGATGTCGGCCGAGTCCGCCGTCGCGCTGCTGGTCGACTCCAACGGCGGCAACGCGCTGGTCATCCCCGAGGGGAAGAAGGCCGCCGACATCTACACGATCATCGACGGCAAGCTGAAGCTCAACAAGGGCACCACCGCCCAGGCCGCCCAGGCCCACGCGGGCGAGCTGGGCCTGCCGCAGTACGCGAACAACAACCCCGAGGGCTTCCTCTTCCCGGCCAAGTACTCGATCACCGAGGGCATGAAGCCCGAGGACCTGCTCAAGCAGATGGTGGCCAACGCCACCCAGCACTACAAGGACCTCAACCTGGACGGCAACGCCCAGAAGATCGGTCTGAACAACGGCTACGAGGTGCTCACCGAGGCGAGCATCCTGCAGGCCGAGGGCAACAACGACCAGGACTTCGGCAAGATCGCCCGGGTGCTGTACAACCGCCTGAAGACCAACGCGACCCAGGGCAAGCTCCAGCTGGACACCACGCTCCAGTACAAGCTGGGCCGCACCAACTTCACCAAGGCGGAGAAGGACGGCGACAAGAGCCCGTACAACACCTACGTCAACAAGGGCCTGCCGCCGACCCCGATCTCCAACCCGGGTGACGAGGCGATCCAGGCGGTGCTCAACCCGACCGCGGGTGACTGGGTGTACTTCGTGGCGCTCTCGCCGACCGAGACCCGCTTCTCCACGACCTTCGACCAGTTCAAGAAGGACGTGAAGGACTACTGCTCGGCGCACAACCAGGGCTTCGACGAGGCCCAGGGCATGTGCAAGTAA